A region from the Bdellovibrio bacteriovorus genome encodes:
- a CDS encoding amidohydrolase, with protein MLFKIPRLYDSHTHFLATGEFSAGLHLGFMKKAEDLSLIDLKNPAYYRSDWIVGFGWNEAGWPEAPNKEILDKYFPDRPVFFPRMDGHRSWVNSRALELLGMKSETGLLLEKDHLQAWDKLPGFTKEQQRRHILSACRTYNQAGFTHVRDMSCTESLWNLLVEMSEKNELTLAIEENVTTHEMSDFEGMLDFCIRAKKSETPLLRMKGIKLFYDGSLGSETAYLSKPYNGKAEGTQGRTLWPLEEVEEIMKRTWQAGLEFSVHTIGDEAAHHIVQSARKISAQGFVGRLNIEHAQMLRPETIQMMKPLHVRCHMQPCHWLSDKAWLEQKLGDLYKYVFPWEALRAAQIPISFGCDSPVEPPSFWRNKVALDESAKAKIRKFTGDLAVAHSHPDATFANSYSIVEEGIVKEINFNGTLLSLE; from the coding sequence ATGCTTTTTAAGATCCCGCGTCTTTACGACAGTCACACTCACTTTCTGGCGACCGGAGAATTCTCTGCAGGTCTGCACTTGGGCTTTATGAAAAAGGCCGAGGATCTGTCGCTGATTGATCTTAAAAATCCCGCCTATTATCGCAGTGACTGGATTGTCGGATTCGGTTGGAATGAGGCGGGCTGGCCGGAAGCTCCTAATAAGGAAATTCTGGATAAGTACTTTCCCGATCGACCTGTGTTCTTTCCTCGTATGGATGGTCATCGTTCGTGGGTGAATTCTCGAGCTTTAGAACTTTTGGGAATGAAATCCGAAACAGGTCTTCTTTTAGAAAAAGATCATTTGCAAGCATGGGATAAACTTCCGGGCTTCACCAAAGAACAGCAACGTCGTCATATTCTTTCAGCTTGCCGCACTTATAACCAAGCCGGCTTCACTCACGTGCGTGATATGTCTTGCACGGAATCCTTGTGGAATCTTTTGGTAGAGATGTCAGAAAAGAATGAACTGACATTAGCGATCGAAGAAAATGTCACGACCCACGAGATGTCGGACTTTGAAGGAATGTTGGATTTCTGCATTCGTGCGAAAAAAAGCGAGACACCTTTGCTTCGCATGAAGGGAATTAAACTTTTCTATGACGGTTCACTGGGATCCGAAACGGCTTATCTTTCTAAGCCTTACAACGGAAAAGCGGAAGGAACTCAGGGCCGTACGCTATGGCCGTTAGAAGAAGTCGAAGAAATCATGAAGCGCACCTGGCAGGCTGGTTTAGAGTTTTCTGTTCACACAATCGGAGACGAAGCCGCTCATCATATCGTGCAAAGTGCCCGAAAAATATCAGCTCAGGGCTTCGTAGGACGATTGAATATTGAACATGCGCAGATGCTAAGACCTGAAACCATTCAGATGATGAAGCCGTTGCACGTCCGTTGTCACATGCAACCTTGTCACTGGTTGAGCGATAAAGCGTGGTTGGAACAAAAGCTGGGTGATTTGTACAAGTATGTATTTCCTTGGGAAGCTTTAAGAGCCGCGCAAATTCCTATTTCTTTTGGTTGTGACAGCCCGGTCGAGCCGCCATCTTTCTGGCGAAATAAAGTGGCGTTAGATGAAAGTGCGAAAGCCAAGATCCGTAAGTTTACTGGGGATTTGGCTGTCGCGCACTCTCATCCAGACGCCACGTTTGCAAATAGTTATTCGATTGTTGAAGAAGGCATCGTTAAAGAGATTAATTTTAACGGGACACTTTTATCACTTGAGTGA